A region of Candidatus Liberibacter africanus PTSAPSY DNA encodes the following proteins:
- a CDS encoding DUF2312 domain-containing protein, translating to MIDSIQSVTHDQLRTVIERLERLEEEKKLIAENIKDIYNEAKTTGFDVKAIRKILSLRKKDEKQWMEEEQILDVYLRALGMVRDD from the coding sequence ATGATTGATAGCATCCAAAGCGTTACGCATGATCAGTTGCGCACTGTAATTGAGCGACTTGAGCGACTTGAAGAAGAAAAAAAACTTATTGCGGAGAATATTAAAGATATCTACAATGAGGCGAAAACAACCGGTTTTGATGTAAAAGCAATTAGAAAAATTCTCTCTTTACGTAAAAAAGATGAAAAACAATGGATGGAAGAAGAGCAAATTCTTGACGTATATTTGCGTGCTCTTGGTATGGTGAGAGATGATTGA
- a CDS encoding GGDEF domain-containing protein, with the protein MIRSLKYFFGTWLRHEKNLESFSPRTFMIYFTILFTIFIIAVIFIANVSLFYIGLTPFYGLEYILLENISLVIFSIIISLLLGYISGSILKELFVSYNKISKLSRTDCLSGLLNHSSFISNLESENGKLSIVFFDIDYFKKINDNFGHPVGDKVISFIADQLVLVFEKPMFVGRLGGEEFAAAALGNSEKEAAILANNLRQIIEKSQIDILNGSSIRITVSAGIAERRNKEPISTIVYQADQALYVAKKSGRNRIVCFSDIK; encoded by the coding sequence GTGATTCGATCTTTAAAATACTTTTTTGGAACATGGTTGCGACATGAGAAAAATCTAGAAAGTTTTTCTCCTCGTACTTTTATGATCTATTTTACTATTTTATTTACTATTTTTATTATAGCAGTGATATTTATAGCGAATGTTTCTTTATTTTATATCGGATTAACACCGTTTTATGGATTAGAATACATACTATTAGAAAACATATCTCTCGTTATTTTTTCTATTATTATATCATTATTATTGGGATATATATCTGGATCGATTCTTAAAGAATTATTTGTTTCCTATAACAAAATATCTAAATTAAGCCGTACTGATTGTCTTTCTGGATTGCTCAATCATTCTTCTTTTATTTCTAACCTTGAATCTGAAAATGGTAAACTATCAATTGTTTTTTTTGATATTGATTATTTTAAGAAAATTAATGATAATTTTGGACATCCTGTCGGAGATAAAGTAATAAGCTTTATTGCTGATCAATTAGTTTTAGTTTTTGAAAAACCTATGTTTGTAGGGAGATTAGGGGGGGAAGAATTTGCGGCAGCTGCTTTAGGAAATTCAGAAAAAGAAGCTGCAATTTTAGCTAATAATCTTCGACAAATTATAGAAAAATCTCAAATCGATATTTTAAATGGCTCATCTATTCGTATCACTGTTTCAGCTGGAATAGCAGAACGTCGTAATAAAGAACCCATTTCGACAATTGTTTACCAAGCTGATCAAGCTTTATATGTGGCTAAAAAATCAGGACGTAACCGCATTGTTTGCTTCAGTGATATTAAATAA
- a CDS encoding rolling circle replication-associated protein translates to MKYNLLCISFGKRVTLFLKRLRTNTKKTFRYFYVFEKHKTGNPHVHMLIHQDPDQELLKKAEIQNEWNYEGFSHVRLLQEDLS, encoded by the coding sequence ATGAAATATAACCTTTTATGTATAAGTTTTGGGAAAAGGGTAACTTTATTCTTAAAACGTTTGCGAACAAATACTAAAAAAACATTTCGTTATTTTTATGTGTTTGAGAAACATAAGACTGGAAATCCTCATGTTCATATGTTGATACATCAAGATCCAGATCAGGAATTACTTAAAAAAGCTGAAATACAAAATGAATGGAATTATGAAGGATTTTCTCATGTACGTCTTCTTCAGGAAGACTTATCCTAA